The following coding sequences lie in one Cryptococcus neoformans var. neoformans B-3501A chromosome 14, whole genome shotgun sequence genomic window:
- a CDS encoding hypothetical protein (Match to EST gb|CF190729.1|CF190729; HMMPfam hit to Fungal_trans, Fungal specific transcription factor domain, score: 75.5, E(): 1.4e-19; HMMPfam hit to Zn_clus, Fungal Zn(2)-Cys(6) binuclear cluster domain, score: 38.7, E(): 1.7e-08) produces the protein MSSLSSTSLEDARPSPPAYAPRAQACVRCHLRKRKCNRALPRCGACERANAECQVYNKNHDQGLIEEIRSLKNRIAWLEDIVIKVDPQWADIVTIPTGQALPARGQYYPQPPSVPPLSETDDQASFLCQSRQKSTISSIPNVFSHVVRHTPLNHCSPETFLYMTPLPLQTIDDHLRVDLSTFNSIQVTPAPETPFSTRVQSLNILSFEDAIELVKRYTGDHKFSHQVTSFQQLEHDAKLVYSEEGLSNSDYYASRFRLFIVVYLSGILGYKKTDLTAWRRYRKMAMMEIPHILVHEDLTCVQALTLLASVAIYESDLNVWRILGMASHTAIAINLHRKDEIFLPPYLVTMDPPTVERFNEQRKNIFWTLYVLDRLVLSCFGYPPSIRDDDIDIDHPICPPTTGPSPSSELCHAIIGRRLLGQIHESLYSPSVRPNENGEQIVANFVNQVQLWYCASPLKAAFVRLSDSVIKRQCLDDMFYHDMMITLHQPSSLLPRVSSAYIDTLYQSACISLDLYAHYTSEDHVIRHWIHLHRVFKTCIVLIYCWIEQRSQVELEEATLEDILRRVHLCQEVLGRFSACPQAETLAMTFNTLVSPFVEGAGGAQSIDQNLFIMH, from the exons ATGTCTAGCTTATCATCTACATCTTTAGAAGACGCCCGgccctctcctcctgcaTATGCACCACGAGCCCAAGCTTGCGTTCGGTGCCATCTCAGAAAACGAAAG TGTAATCGAGCTCTTCCAAGATGTGGTGCATGTGAGAGAGCAAACGCCGAGTGCCAAGTATATAACAAAAACCACGATCAGGGTCTCATCGA GGAGATCCGCTCTCTCAAGAATCGGATAGCATGGCTCGAGGACATTGTCATAAAGGTTGATCCTCAATGGGCAGACATAGTGACTATACCGACGGGGCAAGCTTTGCCCGCACGGGGACAATATTATCCCCAGCCGCCCTCTGTTCCTCCCTTATCAGAAACCGACGATCAGGcatccttcctttgccAAAGCCGTCAAAAGTCAACAAtatcttccatccccaacGTCTTTTCCCATGTCGTCCGTCACACACCACTGAATCACTGTTCTCCGGAGACATTCCTGTATATGACGCCATTGCCGTTACAGACTATTGATGACCACTTGCGAGTGGACCTCTCGACGTTCAACTCGATACAAGTTACCCCTGCCCCAGAGACCCCTTTCAGTACGAGAGTCCAGTCACTCAACATACTGTCCTTTGAAGACGCAATAGAGCTTGTCAAGCGCTACACTGGAGATCACAAGTTCTCGCATCAAGTGACCAGTTTTCAGCAACTAGAACATGATGCCAAGCTTGTGTACTCGGAGGAAGGTCTATCCAATTCCGATTACTATGCCAGTCGTTTCAGGCTTTTCATTGTTGTCTATCTATCGGGCATCCTTGGATACAAGAAGACTGATCTCACAGCTTGGAGACGGTACAGAAAAATGGCGATGATGGAGATACCCCACATTCTGGTTCATGAAGATCTG ACTTGCGTCCAAGCTCTCACACTTCTTGCATCGGTAGCGATATATGAGTCGGATCTGAATGTTTGGCGCATCCTTGGCATGGCTTCCCACACAGCTATAGCTATCAACCTGCATCGTAAAGACGAGATATTCCTGCCGCCATATCTAGTCACAATGGACCCACCCACCGTTGAGCGGTTCAACGAGCAACGGAAAAACATCTTTTGGACATTATATGTCCTAGATCGTCTAGTGCTGTCTTGCTTTGGATATCCTCCATCTATAcgggatgatgatatcgatATTGAC CATCCTATTTGCCCGCCCACCACCGGCCCGAGCCCATCGTCTGAGCTGTGCCATGCCATCATTGGTAGGCGACTTTTGGGTCAAATCCATGAATCACTGTACTCTCCGTCTGTACGGCCTAATGAGAATGGCGAGCAGATAGTAGCCAATTTCGTCAACCAAGTTCAGCTATGGTATTGTGCAAGCCCACTGAAGGCGGCGTTTGTTCGTCTTTCGGATAGCGTCATCAAGCGCCAG TGCTTGGACGATATGTTCTACCATGACATGATGATCACGCTCCACCAGCCGTCATCCCTTCTCCCGCGCGTATCTTCAGCTTATATCGACACCCTTTACCAATCTGCCTGTATTTCACTAGATCTATATGCCCATTATACATCAGAAGATCATGTAATCCGCCACTGGATCCATCTCCACAGAGTTTTCAAGACCTGTATTGTCTTGATTTACTGCTGGATTGAGCAGCGCTCTCAAgtggagttggaagaggcgaCACTCGAAGATATATTGAGGAGGGTCCATCTGTGTCAAGAAGTGCTTGGTCGATTCAGTGCGTGTCCACAGGCAGAGACTTTGGCTATGACATTCAACACCCTTGTATCTCCTTTCGTAGAAGGAGCAGGCGGTGCACAAAGCATAGATCAGAACTTGTTCATTATGCATTGA
- a CDS encoding hypothetical protein (Similar to gi|40747912|gb|EAA67068.1| hypothetical protein AN8446.2 [Aspergillus nidulans FGSC A4], FASTA scores: opt: 384, E(): 2.9e-17, (38.302% identity (67.702% similar) in 483 aa overlap (1-480:5-465))): MSDPSQRILIVGAGVFGLSTALFLARRGYKDVTVIDRISLEVNQYRPDAGCDGASADINKVFRTGYGVRHMYEKLAFQALPVWQEWNATIRNSSPEELPAGLTPDDDLLVQCGVMRLGEGKELDDYHAQCLQGAIEEGHRDDVYLINDAHDLARAAQKDKNSPGMHWASKLQRYGVLIGGNIHGMLDMEGGFTRADKSCLYALHLCKKAGVKFILDQKNGAFDKFIHEGRTILGVVTKDGKEHRADKTIVAAGGWTASIVPEVSSLLETTAGSLCFIDIPENRPDLRKKYSPAEFCGWSLKLKADPGDHEGSYRSMGGFPADPNGRLKFGFRATKFTNYETLPNGQKISVPRTAFTEKNIDNIPKKALDAIKSNIIALYPDLAEFGLTGTRMCWYTDSIDCHFLADYVPDTNESLFIASGGSGHGFKFLPIFGENFVNQLEKKGDEFTQYWKWRSAIPGESANGLEEGPDGPRTLDKAALATRADWKFDTDRIVDKPATCRADCKFDTDGVVDKLAECTV, encoded by the exons ATGTCCGACCCATCGCAAAGGATTTTAATCGTAGGCGCTGGGGTCTTTGGTCTCAGTACTGCTCTGTTCCTTGCTCGACGAG GTTACAAAGACGTCACTGTCATTGATAGGATTTCATTGGAAGTCAACCAGTACCGCCCAGATGCTGGTTGTGACGGGGCTTCCGCCGATATCAACAAGGTCTTCCGAACAGGCTACGGCGTTCGCCACAT GTACGAGAAGCTCGcttttcaagctcttcccGTTTGGCAAGAATGGAATGCGACTATCAGGAACTCCTCTCCTGAGGAGTTGCCCGCCGGTCTTACTCCTGACGATGATCTGCTCGTTCAGTGCGGGGTGATGCGTCTgggagaaggcaaagagcTTGACGATTACCATGCGCAATGCTTACAGGGAGCCATTGAGGAGGGACACCGGGACGACGTCTATCTCATC AATGATGCCCATGACTTGGCTCGAGCAGCTCAGAAGGACAAAAATTCTCCCGGGATGCATTGGGCCTCCAAGCTTCAACGTTACGGAGTATTAATAGGGGGCAATATCCACGGTATGCTTGATATGGAAGGCGGTTTTACTCGAGCCGATAAG TCTTGTCTTTATGCCCTGCACCTTTGCAAGAAGGCCGGAGTCAAATTCATCCTTGACCAGAAAAACGGTGCATTCGACAAATTCATCCATGAAGGTAGGACTATACTGGGTGTAGTTACCAAGGATGGCAAAGAGCATCGAGCAGACAAGACCATTGTCGCTGCTGGAGGGTGGACCGCTTCTATTGTTCCAGAGGTCAGCAGTCTGCTTGAAACCACCGCCGGTTCTCTGTGTTTTATCGATATCCCGGAAAACCGTCCCGACCTTCGCAAGAAATATAGCCCTGCTGAATTCTGTGGCTGGAGCTTGAAACTAAAGGCCGACCCGGGAGATCATGA GGGCTCTTACAGGTCTATGGGTGGTTTC CCTGCAGACCCCAATGGCCGACTCAAGTTCGGCTTCCGAGCTACTAAATTTACCAATTACGAGACCCTTCCAAACGGGCA GAAAATTTCCGTCCCCCGCACTGCCTTTACCGAGAAAAATATAGACAACATCCCCAAGAAGGCCTTGGATGCGATCAAGAGCAACATCATAGCCTTGTATCCCGATCTCGCCGAGTTTGGGCTGACTGGTACGAGG ATGTGCTGGTACACAGACTCCATTGACTGCCATTTCCTTGCTGACTATGTGCCTGATACGAACGAATCCTTGTTT ATCGCTAGCGGAGGCTCAGGTCATGGATTCAAGTTCTTGCCCATTTTTGGAGAG AATTTCGTCAATCAACTcgaaaagaaaggagatgagTTTACCCAGTACTGGAAGTGGCGCAGCGCAATTCCCGGAGAAAGTGCCAATGGCCTTGAGGAAGGACCAGATGGTCCCAGAACTTTGGATAAGGCTGCTTTGGCTACACGGGCGGATTGGAAGTTTGATACGGATAGGATAGTTGACAAGCCTGCCACGTGCAGGGCGGATTGCAAGTTTGATACCGATGGGGTCGTTGACAAGCTTGCGGAGTGCACTGTGTAA
- a CDS encoding hypothetical protein (Similar to gi|19115907|ref|NP_594995.1| putative transporter [Schizosaccharomyces pombe], FASTA scores: opt: 1170, E(): 4.2e-68, (39.608% identity (69.804% similar) in 510 aa overlap (2-505:4-507))) produces the protein MSIKHQGSNDLQADEKALDITTTVFETEQHQVEEPQDVDLSSYDYTKEESKAIVRKFDLHILPLAWWAYLFNSLDRNNASNAKSAGMTEDLNFPNNGYSTMLCVYFTCLCAFGVPGLWLTRKIGPCYTIPGIMLGWGTMAMVNAAVNNYAGCLAVRGLLGVFEAPFAGTLIYYLTTFYTRGELGMRIAAFYSCNALSGAFSGLIGYGVFQLESSLKGWQILFLIEGGFTVACSIIIFFLLPISPAKATFLNDRQKKIARLRCLRDGSQAVGTKLQNKTFFKPLKDPKYYVFAVIAVCYGTATTLASSFLTQIIGRFGYSTVKTNLFTVAPYACGTVVLFITAFSSDHFRERGFHLVSALTLVTIGCILLAALPVSVKGPAYFATFLISMGSFTPSILFHSWHQCNEPSEDGRAFRVGSLTFLANTGGLVSSNIFRDEWAPHYVIPLIITACLEVLGITLIVFMRLWMGRQNRLRNKAQNVNWTSKDVPTEVLSAGPSNPLFRYFV, from the exons ATGTCTATCAAACATCAAGGCAGCAACGACCTTCAAGCCGACGAAAAGGCCCTCGATATAACCACCACGGTCTTCGAGACCGAACAACACCAAGTCGAGGAACCCCAGGACGTTGATCTATCTTCCTATGACTACAC caaggaagaaagcaAGGCCATCGTCCGCAAATTCGATCTtcacatccttcctctgGCATGGTGGGCGTATCTTTTCAATTCTCTTGACCGTAACAACGCGTCAAATGCCAAGTCAGCCGGCATGACCG AGGATCTGAACTTCCCCAATAATGGTTACTCAACAATGTTATGTGTCTACTTTACATGCCTATGTGCTTTTGGCGTTCCCGGCTTGTGGCTTACCCGTAAGATTGGGCCTTGCTATACCATTCCCGGTATCATGTTAGGGTGGGGAACGATGGCAATGGTGAATGCAGCCGTCAACAATTATGCAGGCTGCCTTGCGGTTCGTGGCT TACTGGGCGTCTTTGAAGCCCCTTTTGCTGGGACCCTGATCTATTACCTTACCACATTCTACACTCGTGGAGAGCTTGGTATG CGGATTGCTGCCTTTTACTCGTGCAATGCACTATCTGGTGCCTTTTCGGGCCTTATTGGCTATGGGGTTTTCCAACTCGAATCATCTCTCAAAGGGTGGCAGATTCTCTTCCT TATCGAGGGGGGCTTTACTGTGGCTTgctccatcatcattttttttctcctaCCCATCAGCCCGGCCAAGGCGACTTTCCTCAACGATCgtcaaaagaagattgcTCGCCTCAGGTGCCTCCGTGATGGCTCTCAAGCTGTCGGCACCAAGCTCCAAAACAAGACATTTTTCAAGCCTCTCAAAGACCCCAAGTACTATGTCTTTGCCGTTATTGCCGTGTGCTACGGTACAGCCACCACGCTGGCCTCTAGCTTCCTTACTCAGATTATTGGACGCTTTGGTTATTCCACAGTCAAGACAAACCTGTTCACAGTGGCACCCTATGCCTGTGGTACCGTCgttctcttcatcaccgcCTTCTCTTCAGACCACTTCCGCGAACGAGGTTTCCATCTGGTCTCTGCACTCACTCTTGTGACCATCGGGTGTATCCTCCTCGCCGCCTTGCCCGTATCCGTCAAAGGTCCCGCTTACTTTGCTACCTTCCTGATCAGCATGGGCTCCTTCACCCCATCCATCCTGTTTCACAGCTGGCACCAGTGCAATGAGCCTTCTGAAGATGGCCGTGCATTCCGAGTGGGGTCGCTCACCTTCCTTGCCAACACTGGTGGTTTGGTATCGTCCAACATCTTTCGAGACGAGTGGGCTCCACACTATGTGATCCCCCTTATTATCACGGCTTGTCTTGAAGTTCTCGGCATCACCCTTATTGTATTCATGCGTCTGTGGATGGGAAGGCAGAACCGTCTACGAAACAAGGCTCAGAATGTTAATTGGACGTCGAAGGATGTCCCAACTGAAGTCTTGAGTGCAGGACCTTCGAACCCTCTCTTCCGCTATTTTGTATAA